Proteins from a genomic interval of Paenibacillus sp. RC334:
- a CDS encoding phage portal protein, producing MQITEQIILECLNELQSAALAKQKYSDYYNGQHAIFKTYAMQESRSNQKLIFNFPRKFVDNEVGYLLGKPVNYVSKSDQDEAIHNIDVHMSHWDKEHNLQLRKQSEIFGESIELNYIDSDGQFSATVLSPLNAYVLEDGTAERNVLLGLHKFTKRFDKQVYLDVYTDHEILHYTIGNDDKGNQMKQNQSPELKYIGKHNHIFGRVPLISCPANTERKSGFHDVISLFDAYNELNSDLVNEIADHRNAYLVIENAKLEVEDLLNMKKMGIIQVPAGGKVSWLTKEINDSFVKNELDNIERKIFDMMDQVNFNENWASNTSSLALRNKLLNLENRVAMREALMEKAIKQRLRNFFTFLHIKEGVKYDYRDIAVKFTRNLPTDLVGMADVIVKLQQVVSQETLLTLLPFVENPKLEFNKFHSEQQRLTDVSKEKSNA from the coding sequence TTGCAAATAACGGAACAAATCATATTAGAGTGTCTAAATGAACTCCAATCGGCTGCATTAGCCAAACAGAAATATTCAGATTACTACAATGGTCAGCATGCCATTTTCAAGACCTATGCGATGCAAGAAAGCCGAAGCAATCAAAAGCTCATTTTCAACTTTCCACGTAAGTTCGTAGATAATGAAGTCGGCTACCTGCTCGGTAAGCCAGTAAACTATGTGTCCAAGTCGGATCAGGATGAAGCCATACATAACATAGACGTACATATGAGTCATTGGGACAAAGAGCATAATCTACAGCTTCGGAAACAATCTGAAATATTCGGTGAAAGTATTGAATTGAACTATATCGACTCGGATGGTCAGTTTTCAGCCACTGTATTATCCCCTTTGAATGCGTATGTGTTGGAGGACGGAACAGCAGAAAGAAACGTATTACTTGGCCTACATAAATTTACGAAGCGGTTTGATAAGCAAGTGTACCTTGACGTGTATACCGACCATGAAATTCTACATTATACTATCGGCAACGATGATAAAGGCAATCAAATGAAGCAAAATCAATCACCTGAATTAAAATATATCGGCAAACATAATCACATCTTTGGAAGAGTCCCGCTTATCTCCTGTCCAGCCAATACGGAGAGAAAAAGTGGCTTTCATGATGTGATTTCTTTATTTGATGCCTATAACGAATTGAATTCCGATCTGGTCAATGAAATTGCAGATCATCGCAACGCCTATCTGGTGATTGAGAATGCCAAGCTGGAAGTCGAAGACTTGTTGAATATGAAGAAGATGGGCATTATTCAGGTTCCGGCTGGAGGAAAGGTAAGCTGGCTTACGAAGGAGATAAACGATTCTTTTGTGAAGAACGAGCTAGACAATATTGAGCGCAAAATTTTCGACATGATGGATCAGGTTAATTTTAATGAAAACTGGGCCAGTAATACCTCATCCTTGGCTCTGCGAAATAAGCTGCTTAATCTGGAGAATCGAGTGGCGATGCGTGAAGCGTTAATGGAAAAGGCAATCAAGCAACGTCTGCGTAACTTCTTCACCTTTCTGCACATTAAAGAAGGCGTGAAATATGATTACCGTGATATCGCTGTGAAGTTTACTCGCAACTTACCGACAGATTTAGTGGGGATGGCAGATGTAATCGTTAAATTGCAGCAAGTCGTTTCTCAGGAAACGTTGCTCACGTTGCTTCCGTTTGTGGAGAATCCAAAGTTGGAATTCAATAAATTTCATTCGGAGCAGCAACGATTAACAGATGTGAGTAAGGAGAAATCGAATGCATAA
- the terL gene encoding phage terminase large subunit, translating to MEKHFKPPKMKQLIETFSFSELRKLIGEMDIEFFALAYFPKYFDRAFGQFHKELFTELRHMLAHTGLITAFGLPREHGKSTISSFLFPLYATLYDKSQFTLIISATEQIALPFLDMIKDELETNTMLIEDFGIRKGSRWNNNEIWLKSKGGLDSCIMIRGIDGSLRGIHYKHHRPTLVLMDDLLKEDTARSEAKREQIKNTFTDVILPIGTRDTNILICGTILNEEDIMADLLKGKIPGVRSVRKAAVLQFSERDDLWLEWERQYNNLQDEDRINTALSFFIANEEEMLEGTEILWSEYLDYYYLMCKKQAMGEKSFYKELQNDPRSTDEYIFQNIMYWGRLPEFEEMELAMYIDPAIKAGKKNDYSAISIIGQHKKTKQMYVVDGNIYKLLPDDLFQVAIEKLKLYPVDKLGFEVNQAQSYMKQKFEEELWKANIHTPVESVHSKGQKHERIISLEPEVKKGHILFNSDNLRYNHQVKDYNRNCTYDDAPDSLYGAVQLIQSVKSLKFYDRSLLF from the coding sequence ATGGAGAAGCATTTTAAGCCGCCCAAAATGAAACAATTGATCGAAACGTTCTCTTTCTCCGAATTACGCAAGCTTATTGGTGAGATGGACATTGAGTTTTTCGCTTTAGCCTATTTCCCTAAATATTTTGATCGAGCGTTTGGACAGTTTCACAAAGAGCTATTCACGGAATTAAGACATATGCTTGCCCATACAGGACTGATTACAGCTTTCGGACTCCCAAGGGAGCATGGAAAGTCCACGATCAGTTCTTTTCTATTTCCGCTGTATGCGACTTTATATGATAAATCACAGTTTACATTGATTATATCAGCGACAGAGCAAATTGCTCTCCCGTTCCTTGATATGATCAAAGATGAGTTAGAAACGAATACGATGTTGATTGAGGATTTCGGTATTCGTAAAGGTAGTCGCTGGAACAACAATGAGATATGGTTGAAAAGTAAAGGTGGATTAGATTCATGCATTATGATTCGTGGAATTGACGGTTCACTTCGAGGTATTCATTACAAGCATCACCGTCCTACGCTAGTTTTAATGGATGACTTGCTCAAGGAAGATACCGCACGATCCGAAGCCAAACGAGAACAGATTAAAAATACATTTACGGATGTGATTCTTCCTATTGGAACAAGGGATACGAATATTCTGATCTGCGGAACGATTTTGAACGAAGAAGATATCATGGCTGATCTGCTCAAGGGTAAAATCCCTGGTGTGCGAAGTGTCCGTAAAGCAGCCGTGCTTCAATTTTCAGAGCGTGATGATTTGTGGTTAGAGTGGGAACGACAATATAATAACTTGCAGGATGAGGACAGGATCAATACGGCTTTGTCTTTTTTTATAGCGAATGAGGAGGAAATGTTAGAGGGTACGGAAATTCTGTGGAGCGAGTATTTAGACTACTATTATTTGATGTGCAAGAAGCAAGCGATGGGCGAGAAAAGTTTCTATAAAGAATTACAAAACGATCCGCGTTCAACCGATGAATACATATTCCAGAATATCATGTATTGGGGCAGGTTGCCTGAGTTTGAGGAGATGGAACTTGCCATGTACATTGATCCAGCGATTAAAGCAGGGAAGAAAAATGACTATTCGGCTATTTCGATTATTGGACAACACAAGAAGACGAAGCAAATGTATGTGGTGGATGGAAATATCTATAAACTATTGCCGGATGATTTGTTTCAAGTAGCTATTGAAAAATTAAAGCTTTATCCTGTAGATAAGCTGGGATTTGAAGTCAATCAGGCACAAAGCTATATGAAGCAAAAATTTGAAGAAGAGTTATGGAAAGCAAATATACATACGCCCGTAGAAAGTGTCCATTCCAAGGGGCAGAAGCATGAACGTATTATTAGCTTGGAGCCGGAAGTGAAGAAGGGTCATATTCTGTTCAATTCAGATAACCTTCGATATAATCATCAAGTGAAGGACTACAATCGAAACTGTACATACGACGATGCGCCAGATAGTTTATATGGGGCTGTTCAATTGATTCAATCGGTAAAGAGTCTGAAATTTTATGATCGCAGTTTGTTATTTTGA
- a CDS encoding P22 phage major capsid protein family protein, with protein MTVQHFIPTIWSARLNESLKKNLVYGNVVNTDYEGEIQGQGSTVKINSIGAVSIGNYDKVIGIGNPQELDATQKTLVIDQAKYFNFQVDDVDAAQANVNLLDGGIVEASYGLANVVDQYLAGFYTEVKAENTMGNDTAPIVPTKDTAYDLLIDLGVLLDENNAPESERFVVVPAWYYGLLLKDARFTKDSNIIRTGYVGDIDGMTVYKSNNVPNTAGAKYKIIAGHKSAISFAGQVDSVEAFRPEKQFSDAVKGLQVFGAKCIKPEAIAVLTANKS; from the coding sequence ATGACAGTACAACATTTTATTCCTACAATTTGGAGCGCACGTTTAAATGAAAGTTTGAAGAAGAATCTGGTGTATGGGAACGTAGTCAACACCGATTATGAAGGTGAGATTCAAGGGCAAGGCTCCACAGTAAAAATCAATTCGATTGGTGCAGTAAGCATTGGCAATTATGACAAGGTAATTGGGATTGGTAATCCGCAGGAGTTGGATGCTACGCAAAAAACGTTGGTGATCGATCAAGCGAAGTATTTCAATTTTCAAGTGGATGATGTAGATGCTGCGCAAGCGAATGTAAACTTATTGGATGGTGGGATCGTGGAAGCTTCCTATGGACTAGCCAATGTGGTGGATCAGTATCTTGCTGGATTCTACACAGAGGTCAAAGCTGAGAATACGATGGGCAATGATACAGCACCTATTGTCCCAACGAAAGATACAGCCTATGATTTGCTGATTGATTTAGGCGTACTATTGGACGAAAATAATGCACCTGAATCGGAACGATTTGTGGTGGTTCCTGCATGGTATTATGGCTTGCTACTGAAAGATGCTCGTTTCACCAAAGACTCGAATATTATCCGCACAGGCTATGTCGGAGATATTGATGGGATGACGGTGTATAAATCCAATAATGTGCCGAATACCGCAGGAGCTAAGTATAAAATTATTGCAGGTCATAAAAGTGCCATTTCCTTTGCAGGTCAAGTGGATTCGGTCGAAGCATTCAGACCAGAGAAACAATTTTCGGATGCAGTGAAAGGGTTGCAAGTATTCGGAGCCAAATGTATTAAGCCCGAAGCCATTGCTGTACTTACAGCCAATAAGTCATAA
- a CDS encoding Ig-like domain-containing protein has protein sequence MTRSLESMLDFFLREKGELVQINSVKQLALIRDATDTIRMTDEKIIRAATPLHTGDIVDYRDERYLITSQVDRNEQSCRGRMKKCNQRLALNWSGQVKWFDAVVESRTFSTETGKVISMPEGNILITVQDNTDTRGITLSQRFYITHQPFKVTGINHTLNGIIQLSCTLDSINTAYDDVEHNIADRWKYEIAHTYALHINQGTIAHVQLNETLSLEVTATDNGDEIANPLITYTSSDPSVISVDQQGRVMGIALGQASITVKLTYHPTILSTIEMRVVETGTHIYSIAITGNPMLKTGQSASYVSHIYDHGVEVFDQSVEWSLRNQDDSTPIMGSITASTGKSVTVKAGSSSGSSNKALILTATLASDPSMTIEKTISLKNLF, from the coding sequence GTGACAAGGAGCCTAGAGTCGATGCTGGATTTCTTTCTGAGAGAGAAGGGAGAGCTTGTGCAAATTAATAGTGTAAAGCAGCTTGCTCTGATCCGGGATGCGACAGATACCATTCGGATGACCGATGAAAAAATCATTCGGGCAGCGACACCTTTACATACAGGAGATATCGTGGATTATCGTGATGAACGGTATCTGATCACCAGTCAGGTGGATCGAAATGAACAGTCTTGTCGAGGCAGAATGAAAAAGTGTAACCAACGGCTGGCTTTGAACTGGAGTGGACAGGTGAAATGGTTTGATGCTGTGGTGGAATCCAGAACGTTTTCAACAGAAACAGGTAAAGTTATCTCCATGCCGGAGGGCAACATCCTGATTACCGTACAAGACAATACAGATACGAGGGGCATTACATTAAGCCAACGATTCTACATTACTCATCAGCCGTTTAAAGTGACTGGAATAAATCATACATTGAATGGCATCATCCAGTTAAGCTGCACATTAGATAGCATAAATACAGCTTATGATGATGTGGAACATAACATTGCAGACAGATGGAAATATGAGATTGCTCATACCTACGCATTACATATCAATCAGGGAACGATAGCTCATGTGCAGCTCAACGAAACGTTATCTTTGGAAGTAACGGCTACGGATAATGGGGATGAGATAGCCAATCCGCTGATTACCTATACATCCAGTGATCCGAGTGTGATTAGTGTAGATCAGCAAGGTCGGGTTATGGGCATCGCTTTGGGCCAAGCAAGTATCACCGTAAAATTAACATATCACCCTACGATACTGAGTACGATTGAAATGAGAGTCGTCGAAACGGGAACGCATATCTATTCGATAGCCATTACTGGTAATCCCATGCTCAAAACAGGTCAAAGCGCCTCATATGTCAGTCATATCTATGATCATGGAGTGGAAGTGTTTGACCAGTCTGTAGAGTGGAGCTTACGGAATCAAGATGATTCAACTCCTATCATGGGAAGCATAACAGCCAGCACAGGAAAAAGCGTGACGGTGAAAGCAGGAAGCAGTAGTGGGTCTAGCAACAAAGCATTAATATTAACAGCCACCTTAGCAAGTGATCCTAGCATGACCATAGAAAAGACCATTAGCCTTAAAAATTTATTCTGA
- a CDS encoding SHOCT domain-containing protein: MQRKSIDYLLSLSLLKQLRSQNVITEEEFIAIDQLNKKSFK; encoded by the coding sequence ATGCAACGAAAATCTATTGATTATCTACTGAGTCTAAGCCTGTTAAAACAATTGAGATCACAAAATGTCATTACAGAAGAAGAATTTATAGCCATTGACCAGCTTAATAAAAAATCTTTCAAGTAG
- a CDS encoding DUF4355 domain-containing protein, with protein sequence MNLEQMKQLIEENQTKEEWQMYLQGLNPYSVQGMEQYIQSNQRAKSWFDSTVDKRSAKSLETWKANHLESAVDAEIKKRFPAKDEKEIEVEKLRAEVENMKLEKQRERLTSQAVKIASEKKLPLPLVDFFIGADEEATTVNLGMLEQSLQLAIQQQVEQRLKGDGYTPPAGSTSNTFTLDSIKGMSPNEINQHWDQVKQALQNK encoded by the coding sequence ATGAATTTAGAACAAATGAAGCAGTTGATTGAAGAAAACCAAACCAAAGAGGAATGGCAAATGTATCTTCAGGGTTTGAATCCGTATAGCGTGCAGGGGATGGAGCAATATATCCAATCTAATCAGCGAGCAAAAAGTTGGTTCGATAGCACGGTGGACAAACGATCCGCTAAATCACTGGAAACGTGGAAAGCCAATCATTTGGAAAGTGCAGTGGATGCTGAGATCAAGAAGCGATTCCCGGCGAAGGATGAGAAAGAAATCGAAGTCGAGAAGCTACGTGCCGAAGTCGAAAATATGAAGCTAGAGAAGCAGCGTGAACGATTAACCAGCCAAGCGGTAAAAATAGCATCCGAGAAGAAACTTCCACTCCCGTTAGTGGATTTTTTTATTGGCGCAGATGAAGAAGCGACGACAGTGAATTTAGGTATGTTGGAACAATCGTTACAACTGGCAATTCAACAGCAAGTCGAGCAACGACTCAAAGGAGATGGCTACACACCTCCGGCTGGTTCAACAAGTAACACATTTACATTGGATTCGATTAAAGGCATGTCGCCAAACGAGATTAATCAGCATTGGGATCAAGTCAAACAAGCATTACAAAACAAATAA
- a CDS encoding phage head-tail connector protein codes for MSDSLNLLKRLLGIEPTDISKDDILIHYLNKARGNIFGYCNVVTLPVEYDEVMVDYAVYLYKNRDSVALTNKQEGERSATYETGIPTSIQLALPLPKIKVGTD; via the coding sequence ATGAGTGATTCATTGAATTTACTTAAACGGTTATTAGGCATTGAACCAACAGACATATCGAAGGATGATATCCTGATCCACTATTTGAATAAAGCTAGAGGAAATATTTTTGGCTATTGTAATGTGGTAACACTGCCAGTGGAATATGATGAAGTCATGGTCGATTATGCGGTGTATCTCTATAAAAATCGGGATTCGGTTGCTTTAACCAATAAGCAGGAAGGTGAACGCTCAGCCACCTATGAAACGGGGATTCCGACAAGTATTCAACTTGCTCTTCCTCTGCCTAAAATCAAGGTCGGGACAGATTAA
- a CDS encoding recombinase family protein, which translates to MAQAAIAKKVVVVPIKTMDIVEGIQSIQKKKVAAYCRVSTDSEEQKESYTNQVNHYTKYIQNNLEWEMADIYADEGITGTSTKNRTHFNRMIQDARNGKLDLILVKSISRFARNTLDLLKYVRELKSLGVAVFFERENINTLDTTGEVLLTILSSLAQDESRNISENSRWGILRGFQNGKVFCNTNRFLGYDKDEHGELVINEPEAEIVRRIYEEYLDGKSYQAIARGLMRDKIKTVTGGDTWWDSSITLILTNEKYYGALLQQKTVTVDFLTHKRIRNKGQEQQYLIEDNHEPIVSKELFEAVQKEKERRAMLKGSVMGESKRYSSKYALSSKVYCGCCGAIFKRRTWNSNNPSKKVVWQCKTYVNKGKVACDAKSVDEPILHSAFVRLFNRMYENKKVFMKTLKANIESVHSSKVGQEPLLDIEGQMQQLKSDLKELVNLKLRNQIDEIVYEEETNRLSSELNELRQQKLTLEQEHEQKAQLKERVDEIIQILSTRQDILEQFDDNLFNALVEKITILSPAHFVFTLKSGMDIDEILD; encoded by the coding sequence ATGGCACAAGCCGCAATCGCAAAAAAAGTCGTCGTCGTTCCCATTAAAACGATGGACATTGTAGAGGGAATTCAATCGATTCAAAAGAAGAAAGTCGCTGCCTATTGTCGGGTCAGTACCGATTCCGAGGAGCAAAAGGAGAGCTATACCAATCAGGTCAATCATTATACAAAGTACATTCAAAACAACTTGGAATGGGAAATGGCGGATATCTATGCCGATGAAGGGATCACCGGAACCAGTACCAAAAATAGAACACATTTTAATCGGATGATACAGGATGCTCGAAACGGTAAACTGGATCTGATTCTTGTCAAGTCGATTTCGAGATTCGCCAGAAATACATTGGATTTATTGAAATATGTACGGGAACTCAAAAGTCTCGGAGTCGCTGTATTCTTTGAACGGGAGAATATTAATACGCTGGATACCACAGGTGAAGTATTGCTGACCATCCTGAGTTCCCTTGCACAAGATGAGAGTCGGAATATTTCTGAAAATAGTCGCTGGGGAATACTGCGTGGCTTCCAAAACGGCAAAGTCTTTTGCAACACGAACCGCTTCCTCGGCTATGATAAGGATGAACATGGTGAACTGGTGATTAACGAGCCAGAAGCTGAGATTGTACGCAGGATATATGAGGAGTACTTGGATGGAAAAAGCTATCAGGCGATTGCCAGAGGATTGATGCGAGATAAGATCAAAACAGTCACGGGTGGCGATACGTGGTGGGATTCCTCCATTACCTTAATTCTGACGAATGAGAAATATTACGGAGCTTTGCTTCAGCAAAAGACGGTAACGGTAGATTTTCTAACCCACAAACGAATAAGAAATAAAGGACAAGAACAGCAATATTTAATTGAGGACAACCATGAGCCGATTGTATCCAAGGAACTATTTGAAGCGGTACAAAAGGAAAAGGAACGGAGGGCCATGCTGAAAGGGAGTGTGATGGGGGAGAGTAAAAGATACTCCAGTAAATATGCACTCAGTAGCAAAGTATATTGTGGATGCTGCGGAGCTATTTTTAAACGCCGAACCTGGAACAGCAATAATCCATCCAAAAAAGTAGTATGGCAATGCAAAACGTATGTCAATAAAGGTAAAGTAGCCTGTGATGCCAAATCAGTCGATGAACCCATTTTACATTCCGCGTTTGTACGATTGTTCAACCGGATGTATGAGAATAAGAAAGTATTCATGAAGACGTTGAAAGCCAATATTGAATCGGTGCATTCCAGCAAAGTAGGGCAAGAACCGCTATTGGACATCGAAGGACAGATGCAACAATTGAAATCCGACTTGAAGGAATTAGTGAATCTCAAGCTACGGAATCAGATTGATGAAATTGTATATGAAGAAGAAACAAACAGGCTTTCAAGTGAACTCAACGAGCTGCGACAACAGAAGCTGACACTGGAGCAGGAGCATGAGCAAAAGGCACAACTCAAGGAACGTGTCGATGAAATCATTCAAATTTTAAGCACACGGCAAGATATACTGGAACAATTTGATGATAACCTATTTAATGCGTTGGTGGAGAAGATAACCATTCTCTCACCAGCGCATTTTGTTTTTACCTTGAAAAGTGGAATGGACATAGACGAAATACTGGACTAA